TGCGGTTCATCGAGCGCACGAAGCGGTCGAGGAAGTGCTCGGCGAGCGCGCTGATGTCCTCCGGGCGCTCGCGCAGCGGCGGGATCTCGATGGCGAAGACGTTCAGCCGCCAATAGAGGTCTTCGCGGAACGATCCGTCCTTGACCGCGGCCTCGAGGTCCTGGTTCGTCGCGGCGACGGTACGGAAGTCGGTGCGCACCGGACCGCTACCGCCGACCCGCGTCACCGTCTTCTCCTCGAGGACGCGCAGCAGCTCGACCTGCACCCGCGGCGAGATGGTGCCGATCTCGTCGAGGAAGATGGTGCCGGTGTCGGCGAGCTCGAACTTGCCCTTGCGGCGTTGCTGCGCGCCGGTAAACGCCCCCTTCTCGTGGCCGAAGAGCTCGCTCTCCAGCACCCCTTCGGGCAGCGCGCCGCAGTTGACCACCACCAGCGGGGCGAAGCGACGCGCCGAGCGGGCGTGGATGGCGCGGGCGACGAGCTCCTTGCCGGTGCCCGACTCGCCGCGCACGAGGACCGTGGCGTCGCTCGCCGCGACGGCGTCGATCAGCTCCTGGACGTGCTGCATCGCTCGCGAGACGCCGACGATCGGGCTGGCGCCGGCGACGGTGGCGAGCTGCTCCTTGAGGCGGATGTTCTCCGAGCGCAGCGAGCGGTGCTCGCTGGCGCGCCGGATGAGCATCGACAGCTCCTCGGGGTCGAACGGCTTGGTGATGTAGTCGTAGGCCCCGGCCTTGAGCGCCCGCACCGCCGAGTCGACCGAAGCGTAGGCGGTCATGATGATGATCGACAGGTCGGGGCAGTCGCGGACCAGCCGCTCCTGCAGCTCGAGACCGTCGATGCCGGGCATCTTGATGTCGAGCAGCGCGATGTCGAAGGTGTGCTCGGCCACCAGGCGCAGCGCCTCCTTGGCGCTGCTCGCGGTGGTCACCTGGTAGCCGTCCTGCCGGAACCAGTCGCCGAGCGACTGGTTGACGATCGGCTCGTCGTCGACCACCAGGATCGAGACGCCGGGTTCCTTCTTGAGCGTCATGCCGTGGCCTCGGAATCGCCGCTCGGCGTGTTTCGGGTGAGCGGCAGGTACGCGGTGAAGGTGGTCCCGACCCCCGGCGTCGAGGCGACGTCGATCGTCCCGCCGTGTCGCTCGACGATGCCGTAGACGACCGCGAGGCCGAGGCCGACGCCGGCGCCGCTCTCCTTGGTGGTGTAGAAGGGCTCGAAGACGTGCGGCAGGTGCTCGGCCTCGATGCCGCGACCGGTGTCGGAGACGCGAAGACGCAGCCGGTCGTCGACCGTGTCGGCGGCGATCGTCACCTTGCCACCGCCCGGCGTGGCCTCGAGGGCGTTCATCGTCAGCGCGAGGAGCATCTGCTGCATCTGCGCTCCGTCGCAGGGCAGGCGGGGCAGGCCAGGGGCGAGCTCCTGGCGAAGCTCGACGTCCTGCAACTCGAACTGGTGACGGACGAGCATGGCCACCCGCTCGACGATCGGCGCGATCTCCTCGGGGGCGATGCGTGCCCCGGGGGTGCGGCTGAAGAGCAGGAGGTTGCGCACGATGTTGCCGCAGCGCATCGCCTCCTCCTCGACCAGCTTGAGGATCCGCTCGGTGTCGGCGGCGCCCTGCGGAGCGGCGGCGGCGGGTTCGCCGTCCGCTGCTGCTGCGGCTTCGGCCTGGCGCCGGCGCAGCAGGCGGGCGTAGGTGGCGATGCCGGCGAGCGGGTTGTTGAGCTCGTGGGCGACGATGGCGGCGAGCTTGCCGAGCGACGCCATCTTCTCGACGAGGAGCATCCGGGCATGGGCGTCGGCGAGCTCGCGCGTCTTGTCGTCGACGCGTTGCTCGAGCCGGTGCCCCCATTCGTTCAGCTCGGCGTGGGCGGCGCCGAGCCGGACGGCCATGTGGTTCCACGCCCGGGCGAGCTCGCCGAGCTCGTCGGTCGAGCGGTCGGGAACGCGGGCGGAGAAGTCGCCCGAGGCGAGCAGCGGGGCCGCGGCGGTGAGCTCGCCGACCGGGCGCAGCACGAATCGCCAGACGAGCAGCCAGGTGAGGCCGAGCAAGGCGGCGACCGTGCCGATCAGGCCGGCAAAGAGCTGCCGTTCGGAGGTGGCGAGGCTCTCGTCGACACTGGCGAGCGACATCTGGACGTCGAGCACACCGAGGATCGTCCGGTCGACCGGATGGGCATGACAGGCGGCACTCGAACAGGAGGCCTCGTTGCGGATCGGCAGGATGACACCGAGCACGCGCTCGCCCTCGGCGGTGCGGAAGGTTCTCGAACGCTGCGGGACGTCGAGATGGGTGAGCGGTTTTCCCGCGGCATGACAGGAGACGCACTGCTCGGCCGAGAGGTCGACCATGCGGCCGGTCTCGGCGAGGTCGCTCGAGTGGCGAATCTCCCCCTGCTTGTCGAACACCCGGGCGCGCCGCACGCTCGCCGTTCCGGCGAAACGGCCGAGCTGGCGCTGCAGCTCGGCCGCGTTGTTCTCCAGCATCGAATGCCGGGTGGAAGCGAGGATCAGGTCGACGATCTCCGCGGCCCGACGTTCGACGAGAAGGGTCAGGTGCTGGCGTTGAAGCTGGAGGTTCCAGACGAGGCCGGCGGCGAGCACCGCCATGGCGGAGAGCGAAAGAGCGACCGCCAGCCGGAAGCCCAGGCGCCGCGCGAGCGGGCGGCTGGGGAGAGGATCCGGCTGAGCGGTCGCCATCGTCTCGGGCCCTTAGACCACGCGGTTCGTCGAAGCGAGGCGCGATCGGAAGACCGGATCCGGGGCGGGCGACGGGTGGTCGCCCTCTTCCGGCTCCGGGAACACCCGGAAGTATCGCACTGCCAGGGCAAAGGCGGCGAAACCGACCGAGACCATCAGGACCGAAATCAGGATCTCGCCCCAGGCGGGCTGGTAGTGCTGCCCGGCGGAGGTCTCGAGCCCGGTGACGCTGACGTTCAGGCGGTTGACCACGAAGCCCATGACCGCCAGCAGCGAGGCCGCGTACATCACCCGCGGGCGGATCCGCCAGCTCGGCACGGCGAGCAGGAAGAAGGGGAGGATCACGCCGGCGAGGATCTCGAGCTGGAAGAAGGCGGCCTCGTAGGTCCACTGGAGCGCCAGGTGCAGCACGTGGCGATGAATCAGGTCGTAGATGCGGAAGACGCCGGTCACGCCGAGGGCGACGAGCAGGACGCGCGCGACCTCCTGCAGCAGCGGCAGCTCGAGCTGGCGCTTGAAGGCGCGTGCCGAGAGGTTCGACTCGACGATGACCATCGCCAGTCCGGCGGCGATCGCCGAGCTCCAGAAGATCCACGGCAGCGCCGCGGAGTACCAGAGCGGGTAGAGCTTCGTCTTGGCGATCAGGTAGAGGGCGCCGAGCGACGACTGGTGGAGGGTGGAAAGCAGGACGCCGCAGATGACCAGCGGCACGGTGGCGGCGTGCTGGATCTTGACGGCGCGCTCCCACTTCAGGCGCTCGAAGATCATGCCGGTGAGCTCGAGCAGCAGCACCGTCGTGTAGAGCATCACGCACCAGCCCACCTCGAACATCACCGAGCGCGGGTTCCACATGACGATCGGGTGCCAGATGTTCCACGGCCGGCCGAGGTCGAGCAGCAGGGCGACGATGACCAGCGCATAGCCGAGGAAGGCGGTCAGCACGGTGGGCCGCACGATCGGCTGGAAGCGCTTGAGGTTGAAGAGGTAGACCATGGCGGTGAGGGTGAAGCCGCCGGCCGCCAGGCCGACCCCGCAGAGCAGGTCGAAGCCGATCCAGATACCCCAGGGGAAGTTGTCGTTCAGGTTGGTGACCGCGCCGAGCCCCTGGGTGTAGCGGACGACGGCGACGGTCAGTCCTGCCGCGAGGACGAGAAAAAAGAACGCCCGCCAGAAGGTCAGGCGATAGGGCTCAGTGCTGCGCATGGGTGCTCTCCTCGCGGGTGGCTTGGTGCTGGGCGGCTTCGAAGCGGGCGACCTCGTCCTTGCGATGGGTCAGCCAGTAGAGGCCGAAGAGGAAGGCCCCGCCCACCGAGACGATGCCGGGGATCTTCGACAGGGCCGCGGCGGTCAACTCGGGCAGGGCGCCGGCCGGCAGGTCGGTGCGGAAGCCGAGCTTCTCGAAGGGCACCGGCGACAGGAAGAGCACCGAGGTGCCGCCCAGCTCCGTCTCGCCGTAGACCTGCGGGTGATAGGTGCCGGGGTTCTCGGCGATCCGGCGGTGGGCCTCGGCGATCAGCTCGTCGCGGTGGCCGAAGACCGTCGCTTCCGCCGGGCAGACCTCGGCGCAGGCCGTCGGCTTGCCGGCTTCCTGGCGGGAGGCGCACATGTCACACTTGATCACCCGCGGGTTGGCGGAGAACCACTCGTACTTCGGCACGTTGAAGGCGCAGGCCTGCATGCAGTAGCGGCAACCCATGCAGCGGCTGGCGTCGTAGACCACCGGGCCGAGCTCGGTCTTCTTGAAGGCCACCACGGGGCAGACGCTGGCGCACGCCGGGTCGACGCAGTGCCGGCAGAGCTGGCGGACATAGAGGCCGTCGCGTTCGGCAAGCGCGGTGAGGGCTTCAGACGAGAGACCCGTCACCTTCTCCGGGTCTCCCTTCATTCCGTGGGCTTCGAGGCACCCACCGACGCAGGCCTTGCAGCCCACGCAGCGGGTGATGTCGATCAACAGGGCGTTCGGGCGAGTCTGAATCATGGGATCGGTTCCGGGCTGGAGTCGTGGTCGATCCCGACTAGGTCAGCAGGAACTCGCGCACCAGGCGCTGCCAGTCCTCGTCCGGCAGGTGCTTGGCGAAGTCGGCCACCGGCTCGCCGCCGTCGGCCAGGACGGTGCCCGAGAGCGCCATCAGGGAGTGCTGCATCCGTTCGCGCGAGTCCTCCATGAAGCGGCGGGCGAGCGAACCGGAGAGGAGGTTCTGCATCCCACGGGAGAGCTCGGTGGTCCGGACCTTGAAGAGCCAGCCGCGGCCGAACGGATCGTCGGTGGCCAGGTGCGGCTCGGCGGCGACGGCGCGGTTGATCTCGACCACCTCACCCTCGACCGGGGCGACCATGTCGACCGTGCGACCGTTCTGTCCGAGCCGGAGCGCCGCGGCGCCCTGACGGACCCAGGAGCCGATCTCCGGCAGCGCCATCTTCTCGGCGCGGCCGAGCAGCTGGCGGGCGAAGTCGTCGAGGCCGACCAGGGCGATCTCGGGCGAGATCTGGCGAGCCCAGGTGTGGCCGGGGTGGAAGCGGCACTCGTCGGGAACTTGGTAGCCGGCGACCCACACGGGCTCGGCGAGCGGCGGGATCGAGGCTTCACTGCCCGAAAGCACGATGACCGGAGTACGGGACGCCTCCCGATGACGCACGATGAAGTCGATCGTGAGGAACGTGGCGAAAGTTGCGAGAACGAGCAGGACGGTCATGGGAGTCTCCTTCTTGGGTTCGTTTCCACCTTGCGAGGTCTCCTTAGAGCAAGGGGCTTGCCAACCTCGGCTCCGCTGTCCGACAACACCCCAAGAGCCCGAAAACCGGGGACTTCGCGTGGGCATTCGCCTTCTCGGCTCGCCGCCGCCCGCCCGGGGGCCCGTGGCGAAAATCAACAAGCGTCCCGTCGAAATCCTCCCCGGACGCGGCGAAAGTCAACGGAAACATGCACTTGGAGGCGTGTGGAACTTTTCGACGCCTACCGTCGAATGATTCGACACCTGTCGGGCGCGGAAGAATGAGCCTTCGCGGCCCGGACCGCGATCGCGCTCGCCCCTTCCGACAGAGGATTTGCGGAAGCGGGCTCGGTCGGTCGCTCCCGAGGCCCCGATCGGGAGTCCGCGTCGTACGCCACCTCTCGGCGCCGGGAAGGAGATGGATGCAGCCGCGACCGCCGACGGTGACCCCGGCGTGCGGCCAACGATCTCGACCAGGAGAACCGACCCGGGTTCATCCGGGGTGTTGCGGCGGGATGGGCTCTTCGCGTGGGCTGCCGCCGAAGCCGGGGCTGCCGGCGAGGGGCCGACGCGCCGCCAGGAAGCCGACCCCGACCGGCGACGGGGAAGGGAAGGGGAGTGAAGCGAACCGGGCCGTGGCGCCGGAGTCCCGGTGCCCTGGCGTCTTACTGGATCTCGATATACGAGATCTGCGTGCCCTTCCAGACGAACCGCACCCGGCTCCCGCGGCGATTCGTGTAGGCGAGCTCGAGCGAGGGGGTGCCGTCGGCGAGGAACGGCTTGAAGGTGGCGTCGGCCTGCTCCCAGGCGGGGAGGTCCTCCCCCAGCGCGCCCACCTTGGGGCGCCACTGCCGGGCGCGGGTGACGAACTCCTCCTCGCTCCCGAAGTGCGCGGCGAGCGCGGGGTTGGCGCGGTAGAGCTCGCGCACGCCGTCGTCCGTGGCGAGCTTGTCGAGGTCGGCCTTGAGCTCCCGCCAACGCTCCCGCATCGCCGCTTCGGTGATCTCGGTGGCGGTGCCGGCGGCCCGCTCGATCTCGCGGCCCGCGTCCTGCAGCGCCGATGGAACCTGCTTCGCAAGGAAGCCCATGCCCCGCCAGGTCGCCACGACGCAGGCGCCGAGCAGCAGCAACGCCAGGCAGCCGCAGCCGCCGATCAGGCGGATCCAGGGAAATCGCCGGCCTGGAACGAGAGGTGCGGACACGACGCCATCCTACTTGCCGAGGAACCTTCCGAACCAGCCGAACGCCTCGGTCCCGAGAAAAAAGAGCGCCCAGGCGACGAAGCCGAGGTAGGCGACCGACACCACCAGCCAGAAGAGCGCCACCCAGACCATCGCCCCGTCTCCTTCGAGCTCGCCGATGCAGACGAAGACGATGACCAGTGCTGGCAGGAGATTGTTGAACGGAATCCCGGCGAGCGGGATCGAGATCAGCAGCCCGCCGAGCGCGATGAGCGACCCGCCGACCAACTCGCCGCGGCGGCCGCTCACCCAGCGCTGGCCGCGCGGTCGGGTGAAGCGGTGACAGATCCGGAAGAGCCGCAGCAGGACGCCGAGCAGGATGCTCCAGACCCTCGGCGGCAGGACGGCTCGCCGCAGCCGCTCGGGGACCCAGGGGGTCTGTCGCCCGCGGGCGAGCTGCCAGCCGAGCGCGGCGAAGTTCAACCCGCCGAGGGTCGAGAGCGGCCCGAGCGAGATCGGCTGGAGGAACGGCAGGGCGAGCAGCAGGCAGACGAACGAATAGCTCGCTTCGCCGAACCGGTCCAGCACCTCGCCGAGCGTCAGCTCCCGTTCCTGCGCCTCGGCACGGCAGGCCTCGAGGACGGCTGCCATCTCCTCGTAGCTCCTGTTGCCCGCCATCGCGACGCCACCGATCGAGAGGACACGGAAATCGATCGCGCCGTCAGGCGCGGTCGAGCCACTTGCAGAGCGCAGGGGAGGTCTGGCTCGCCAGGCGGTCGAGGAGGGCGTCGGGGTCGCCCTCGACGAGGAGCATCTCGCGGTGCTCGGCGCGGACGAAGCGCTCGGCGACGGCGTGGTCGACGAAGGCGAGGAAGGGCTGCCAGTAGGCGGAGACGTCGAGCAGCGCGATCGGCTTGGCGTGCAGCGCGAGCTGGGCCCAGGTGGCGATCTCGCAGAGCTCGTCGAGGGTGCCGAGGCCGCCGGGCATCGCCACGAAGGCGTCGGAAAGCTCGGCGAGGCGCGCCTTGCGCTCGTGCATGGTGTCGACGACCTCGAGGCGCGTCAGCCCCTGGTGGGCGAGCTCGAGGTCGAGCAGATGCCGCGGGATGACACCGATCACCTCGCCGCCTGCCGTGAGCGCCGCGTCGGCGACCTCGGCCATCAGGCCGACGTTGCCGGCGCCGTAGGCGAGCGTCAGGCCACGGCGGGCGATCGCGGCACCGAGTGCCTGGGCCGCCCGGCGATAGGCCGGGTTGGCCCCGGGGCTGGAGCCGCAGAAGACGCAGACGGAGTGGATCGACATCGCTTCGTGGCCCGACGACGGCCGCGCCAAGCCTATGCGAGCGGCGCCGGCGGCGCCAGCGGCGGCGCCGCGGACGCCGGCGAGAGCGCTGCGATACGCTCGCCGCCGATGGCGTTCCGTACCCCCCTCGTCGTGCGCTTCGGCGACTGCGATCCCGCCGGTTGGGTCTACTACCCGCGCTTCTTCCACTATTTCCATGGCGCGATGGAAGAGCTGTTCGTCGCGGCGCTTGGTGTGTCCTATCCGGCGCTCGTCGCGCAGCAAGGTCTGGGCTTTCCGACGGTCCACGCGGAGTGCGACTTCCGTCGCCCGCTGCGCTACGGCGAGTCGGCGGCGCTCGAGGTGACCGTCGACGCTCTCGGCGCGACCTCGTGCACCTTCGGTTTTCGGCTCTTCGTCGCCGACGAGGAGGCGCCGCGAGCCGAGGCACGCGTCGTCACGGTTTGCATCGACCTCGCCTCGACGACCAAGCGTGCCATCCCCGAGCCGTTGCGTGCTGCGCTCGCCTCTCAGCGTCGGGTCGAGGCGGAGTGAGAGCGGACGGCGATCGAGAGCCGCCCGAGGCTCCTGCCGCGATCCCCTCCCGGCGGCGGGCGCTCGTCCTCTTCGCGCTGTCGTCGGTCTGTTTCGGGCTGATGGCTTTCGTCGCCAAGCTTGCCACCGCGACCCTCGGTGGCGGCCAGGTGGCGCTGCTGCGCTTCGGGATGATGCTGGTGCCGTTCGCCGTGGCGCCGTCCCTCGCCCGGCGCGCGATGCGCTACGAGCGGCTGGACCTGCTCTTCTACCGCGGCTTCTTCGGCGGCACGGCGGTGCTCCTCTACTTCCTGGCGATCGCCCACCTGCCGGTGGCGATCGCCACGCTGCTCAACTACTCCTCGCCGATCTTCAGCGTGCTCTTCGCCCGCGCCTTCCTCGGCGAGCCGATGCCGGTCCGCAAGGTTGTTCCGCTGGTCGCCGCACTCGCCGGCCTGGCGCTCGTGATGGGCGAGCGGGTGGGACCCGGCGAGTGGTCCCGCTCCGGCAGGTGGACGGCCGTCGGCCTGCTCTCGGCAGTGCTTTCCGGGGCGGCGGTGACGGCGATCCGCGCCGCGCGCCGCACCGAGAGCTCGTGGGCCGTTTACGGCAGCTTCAGCCTGCTCGGTCTGGTCGCGACCGCGCCGGTGGGAATCTGGGAGTGGCGCACGCCGTCGGCGGTGGCCGTCGGGTGGATCGTGCTCGTCGGCGCCTCGTCGATCGCCGCCCAGCTGCTGATGACCTACGCCTTCCGCTGGGTCGACAACCTGCAGGCGGGAGTCTTCGCCCCGCTGGCGCCGTTGATCGCCGCGGCGCTCGGCGTGGTGCTGCTCGGCGAGCGCCTGACGCCGGTCGAGCTCGCCGGCGGAGCGCTGGCGCTGGGCGGGGTTGCCGCCACGGTGGTGGCGGGGCACGGAGCAACGGCGCCGGAGAGCGAGTGATCCGGGCCGGCGCGTCCTTGCGCTGAGGCGGGCCGCCCGCTACCCTTGCCGCGACGATGTTCGACAACCTCCGCGAGGACACCCGCCAGCTGCGCGCCATCAAGCGCAAGTCGTTCCCCTGGTACGTCATCGAGTCGCTGCTCTTCGAGAACGGCTATCAAGCGGTGGTGCTGCATCGCCTGGCGCACTGGTTCAAGCGGCATCGCATCCCCGTGCTGGGACCGGCGGTGGCGCGTCTCAACCTCTTCTGCACGGGGGTGGATATCGCTCCCGCCGCCGAGTTCGGTCCGGGCCTGCGGATCAGCCACGGCACCGGCATCGTCGTCGGCTGGCGTGCCAGGGCGGGGCGCAACACGCTGCTGATGCAGGGGGTCACGCTCGGCGCGCCGCACACCGGGCGCATCGAGGAGATGCCGACCCTCGGCGACGACGTGGTGCTCGGGGCCTACTGCGCCGTCATCGGGTCGGTCCGGATCGGCGACCGCGTCTTCGTCGGCGCCCACGCGATGGTCACCGAGGACGTCCCCGCCGATCACAAGGTGCTTGCGGCGCGATCCATCGAGATCCGGCCGCGCGCCGCCGCGGTCCCGGCGGCCGGCGGCTGAGTCCGGCCCTCCGGCCGACGAGCTCTGCCGTCATCCTCCCGATCCTGCTGCTCCGCCGATGACCTACCCAGGTGAGCTTGCCGCGTTGGCCGCGGCCCTCTGCTGGGCGGCGACCGGCCTGTTCTTTACCGAAGCGGCGCGCCGGATCGGTGCGACGGCGGTCAACCTCCTGCGTCTGCCGATCGCCTGGGTTCTGCTGTCGACGGCCATCGTGGCGAGCGGCACCTCGCTCGCCTCGCTCGACGGCGGGCGGGTGTTGCTCCTCGCCCTCTCGGGGCTCCTCGGGCTGACGCTCGGCGACCTCGCGCTGTTCGCGGCGCTGGTGCGCATCGGGCCGCGGCTCTCGTCGCTGCTCATGGCCCTGGCGCCGGCGTTCGCGACCCTGGCCGGGTTGGCGATCCTCGGCGAGCGACCGACGCTCCGCGCGCTCGCCGGAATGGCGACGACCCTCGGTGGCGTGGCCTGGGTGGTCGGCGAGCGGACGCCGGGGACGCCGTCCGCGCCGGGACGCGGCCGCGCGGTGGCGCTCGCCGTCGTCGCGGCCGCCTGCCAGGGAGTGGGGCTGGTGCTCGCCAAGCGGGGGATGGCCGGCGAAGTCCCCCCGCTCGCCGCCACGTGGGTGCGCATGGGCGTGGCGACGCTCGGCATGGGGGCGCTCGCGCTCGGCTCCGGCCGCCTGGCCGGCTTCTCGCTCTCCGACCTGCTTCGCCGTGCGGCGCGCCCGGTGCTGGGTGGCGCGGTGTTCGGACCGTTCGTCGGCGTCTGGCTGTCGCTCGTCGCGGCGCGCTACGCCGACGTCGCCGTCGCCGCGACCTTGATGGCCACCACGCCGGTGCTCATCATCCCCCTGCTCGTCTGGCACGAGGGCTATCGGCCGACCTGGCGGGCGGTCCTCGGGGCGAGCGTCACCGTGGTCGGAGTCGCCCTGCTCTTCTGGAAGAAGTAGGTGGGATCGCCGGAGACGGGGAGGTCAGCCGCGATTCGTCGTGTCCGCCTCACCCTGGGTCGCCAGCACGCCGTGCCGACCCGGGACCGGTGCATGGCGAAGCGGGCAGATCGGCAACGGCGCCGGATCGGCTCGGCGAGCCGTCAGCAGGTCGGCGAGCGGCAGGACGTCGAGGCCGCGCTCGGCCGCTCGCGCCAAGAAGCGGGAGAAGTCGGCAGCGTACGGTCCCCCCTCGAGCTCGGCGTGAATGGTCAGCGACGGCCAGCGCTGCTCGGCGGCCGCGTCGATCATCGTGTCGAAGTAGGAGGCCGCATCGCGGTGGGTGTCGCCGAGCGCCTCGTCGAGGGTCGGGAGGGTCGTCGGCACCTGCGGCGTGGCGAGCGGCTCGCCGCCGACTCGCGGCTGGAACGGCTCGGTGCCCCGGCAGTCGCTGGCGTAGACCAGGCCGTAGCCTTCCTGGTGCAGCAGGCTCAGGTCGTTCGACAGCCAGGCCGGCGCCGCGAAGGTGCGCGGCGGATCGCCGAAGACCTCGACGAAGGCGTCGAAGGCGCGGTCGAGCTCGGCGCCGACCGTCGCGCGATCGAAGCGCGGCAGCCGGTCCTGCCAGCGGCGGTGGTCCCAGGCGTGGACGCCGACTTCGTGTCCGGCTGCACGCACGGCGAGGGCCACGGCCGGCAGGGCGACGGCGATGTCGCGAGCCGGCAGGAGCGTGCCGGAGAGCATCGTCCGCGGTCCGTAGACCGACGGCGCGCGCGTGCGCAGCATCTTCGCGAGGAAACCGGGACGCAGCAGGTTGAGCACGGCGAGCCCGGCCCGGTCGGGCCCGAAGGAGAGATAGAAGGTCCCCCGCACGCCGTGCTCGCCGAGCGTGGCGAGCAACCGCGGGACGCCCGACTTCATCCCCTCGTAGGTGTCGACGTCGATGCGCAGGCCGAGCGGACGCGCCGCCGTCACGCGACTGCCGGCGCTCATCGCGTCAGTCGCCCGCCGACGGCGCCGCGGCGGCTTCGGAGCGGATCCAGTCCTCGAGGAAGGCGTCGACGGTGTGGGCGAGCGCGTCGTCGAGCGTGACCTTCGGCTCCCAGCCGAGCAGACGGCGAGCCTTGGCGATCGACGGCTTGCGCGTGAGGATGTCCTGATAGCCACGTCCGTAGTAGGCCTCGGCGTCGACCTTCTCGATCTGCGGCGGCCGGTAGTCGGGGATCCGCGCGCGCCGTTTCTCGAAGAGGACCACCAGGCGCTCGGCGAGCTCGGCGATCGAGCACTCGTTGTCCGGGTTGCCGACGTTGAAGATCTGCCCGTCGGCCGCACCGCCCGGATTCTCGAGAATGCGCATCAACGCCTCGATCCCGTCCTCGACGTAGGTGAACGCCCGGCGCTGTTCGCCGCGATCGACGAGCTGGATCGGCCGGCCGCGGAAGAGGTCGATGACGAACTGCGTCACCACCCGGGAGGAACCCTCTTTGGCCGCGTCGATGTCGTCGAGCTTCGGGCCGACCCAGTTGAACGGCCGGAAGAGCGTGTACTGCAGGCCCTGCTGCTGGCCGTAGGCGGCGATGACCCGGTCCATGAGCTGCTTGGAGCAGGAGTAGATCCAGCGCGACTTGCCGATCGGCCCGAGCACCAGCGGGCTCGAGTCCTCGTCGAACTCGGCGTCGCCGCACATGCCGTAGACCTCGGAGGTCGACGGGAAGACCAGCCGCTTGCGGTACTTGACGCAGAGACGGACGACCTTGAGGTTCTCCTCGAAATCGAGCTCGAAGACGCGCAGCGGGTCCTTGACATAGGTCGCCGGCGTGGCGATCGCCACGAGGGGCAGGACCACGTCGCACTTCTTGACGTGGTACTCGATCCACTCGCGGTTGATGGTGATGTCGCCTTCGAGGAAGTGGAAGCGCGGGTGGTCGAGCGAATGCTCGAGCTTGTTCGCCGAGAGGTCCATGCCGTAGGCCTCCCAGTCGGTGGTCGTGAGGATGCGGCGCACCAGCGCGTTGCCGATGAAGCCGTTGACGCCGAGGATGA
This genomic window from Holophagales bacterium contains:
- a CDS encoding sigma-54-dependent Fis family transcriptional regulator, translating into MTLKKEPGVSILVVDDEPIVNQSLGDWFRQDGYQVTTASSAKEALRLVAEHTFDIALLDIKMPGIDGLELQERLVRDCPDLSIIIMTAYASVDSAVRALKAGAYDYITKPFDPEELSMLIRRASEHRSLRSENIRLKEQLATVAGASPIVGVSRAMQHVQELIDAVAASDATVLVRGESGTGKELVARAIHARSARRFAPLVVVNCGALPEGVLESELFGHEKGAFTGAQQRRKGKFELADTGTIFLDEIGTISPRVQVELLRVLEEKTVTRVGGSGPVRTDFRTVAATNQDLEAAVKDGSFREDLYWRLNVFAIEIPPLRERPEDISALAEHFLDRFVRSMNRKPMRFTNDALDALRAYGWPGNVRELQNAIERAVVLGKPPTIEVGDLPLRLTENGPPPAGPGPLSLEEMERTHVRYVLESCGWNISQAAKLLDVDRGTLYNKIRRYGFERTGQEE
- a CDS encoding HAMP domain-containing protein, giving the protein MATAQPDPLPSRPLARRLGFRLAVALSLSAMAVLAAGLVWNLQLQRQHLTLLVERRAAEIVDLILASTRHSMLENNAAELQRQLGRFAGTASVRRARVFDKQGEIRHSSDLAETGRMVDLSAEQCVSCHAAGKPLTHLDVPQRSRTFRTAEGERVLGVILPIRNEASCSSAACHAHPVDRTILGVLDVQMSLASVDESLATSERQLFAGLIGTVAALLGLTWLLVWRFVLRPVGELTAAAPLLASGDFSARVPDRSTDELGELARAWNHMAVRLGAAHAELNEWGHRLEQRVDDKTRELADAHARMLLVEKMASLGKLAAIVAHELNNPLAGIATYARLLRRRQAEAAAAADGEPAAAAPQGAADTERILKLVEEEAMRCGNIVRNLLLFSRTPGARIAPEEIAPIVERVAMLVRHQFELQDVELRQELAPGLPRLPCDGAQMQQMLLALTMNALEATPGGGKVTIAADTVDDRLRLRVSDTGRGIEAEHLPHVFEPFYTTKESGAGVGLGLAVVYGIVERHGGTIDVASTPGVGTTFTAYLPLTRNTPSGDSEATA
- the hybB gene encoding Ni/Fe-hydrogenase cytochrome b subunit, yielding MRSTEPYRLTFWRAFFFLVLAAGLTVAVVRYTQGLGAVTNLNDNFPWGIWIGFDLLCGVGLAAGGFTLTAMVYLFNLKRFQPIVRPTVLTAFLGYALVIVALLLDLGRPWNIWHPIVMWNPRSVMFEVGWCVMLYTTVLLLELTGMIFERLKWERAVKIQHAATVPLVICGVLLSTLHQSSLGALYLIAKTKLYPLWYSAALPWIFWSSAIAAGLAMVIVESNLSARAFKRQLELPLLQEVARVLLVALGVTGVFRIYDLIHRHVLHLALQWTYEAAFFQLEILAGVILPFFLLAVPSWRIRPRVMYAASLLAVMGFVVNRLNVSVTGLETSAGQHYQPAWGEILISVLMVSVGFAAFALAVRYFRVFPEPEEGDHPSPAPDPVFRSRLASTNRVV
- a CDS encoding 4Fe-4S dicluster domain-containing protein, which translates into the protein MIQTRPNALLIDITRCVGCKACVGGCLEAHGMKGDPEKVTGLSSEALTALAERDGLYVRQLCRHCVDPACASVCPVVAFKKTELGPVVYDASRCMGCRYCMQACAFNVPKYEWFSANPRVIKCDMCASRQEAGKPTACAEVCPAEATVFGHRDELIAEAHRRIAENPGTYHPQVYGETELGGTSVLFLSPVPFEKLGFRTDLPAGALPELTAAALSKIPGIVSVGGAFLFGLYWLTHRKDEVARFEAAQHQATREESTHAQH
- a CDS encoding glycine cleavage system protein H, giving the protein MTVLLVLATFATFLTIDFIVRHREASRTPVIVLSGSEASIPPLAEPVWVAGYQVPDECRFHPGHTWARQISPEIALVGLDDFARQLLGRAEKMALPEIGSWVRQGAAALRLGQNGRTVDMVAPVEGEVVEINRAVAAEPHLATDDPFGRGWLFKVRTTELSRGMQNLLSGSLARRFMEDSRERMQHSLMALSGTVLADGGEPVADFAKHLPDEDWQRLVREFLLT
- a CDS encoding exopolysaccharide biosynthesis protein, with product MAAVLEACRAEAQERELTLGEVLDRFGEASYSFVCLLLALPFLQPISLGPLSTLGGLNFAALGWQLARGRQTPWVPERLRRAVLPPRVWSILLGVLLRLFRICHRFTRPRGQRWVSGRRGELVGGSLIALGGLLISIPLAGIPFNNLLPALVIVFVCIGELEGDGAMVWVALFWLVVSVAYLGFVAWALFFLGTEAFGWFGRFLGK
- a CDS encoding TIGR00730 family Rossman fold protein, which encodes MSIHSVCVFCGSSPGANPAYRRAAQALGAAIARRGLTLAYGAGNVGLMAEVADAALTAGGEVIGVIPRHLLDLELAHQGLTRLEVVDTMHERKARLAELSDAFVAMPGGLGTLDELCEIATWAQLALHAKPIALLDVSAYWQPFLAFVDHAVAERFVRAEHREMLLVEGDPDALLDRLASQTSPALCKWLDRA
- a CDS encoding acyl-CoA thioesterase produces the protein MAFRTPLVVRFGDCDPAGWVYYPRFFHYFHGAMEELFVAALGVSYPALVAQQGLGFPTVHAECDFRRPLRYGESAALEVTVDALGATSCTFGFRLFVADEEAPRAEARVVTVCIDLASTTKRAIPEPLRAALASQRRVEAE